Below is a window of Populus trichocarpa isolate Nisqually-1 chromosome 3, P.trichocarpa_v4.1, whole genome shotgun sequence DNA.
aagaagaaaacaacataaaaacccCTCCTAAcccttttacatttttatttggttttaagGGAAGTTATGTTATTTCTGTTCAAAAAAGTTGATATACAATTATaatccaataaattttatattgacaaataaatttcataaaaaaaactattttacccctcaaatcaaacaatttattttttgtcataaGGGACAAGGGTAAACATTATATTATAGCAATCCGTAATCCAAGGAGTCTATCCCTACGGTAAAAAACTGACGAggtctagtgtttttttttttaaatttttaataataataataataataataataataataataataataatgtgccGAGTTTTCCTTGGCTTGGCGTGACTAACGAGATTAAGATCACGACAACATGTGAAATCGAAATGATCCACACCAACTTTACTTATTAGACAAAACATTTAGAGAGGTACCCATCATTTCGCTGATGGGCCCCACGAATAACCATCGCATCtctgctctcttttttcctctGTCACGAGTCATAAAGAGCAGCTCCTTTACTTAATTTCGGTTAGTTACAGGTAAAGCCACCAACAGAATCTAATCAGCTGGATGCatccctcttttcttcttcttttttgcatttAAGAGATGAAAGAAAATCTCAAACTCTACAAGAATTATGATTTAATagttgaaatatattttcctcCCCGCTGTTTAATAAAAGCAGTTTTCTCAAGCAATAGCCAGTAATTTTCTCAAGTTACTGCAGTGGCTGATTTAAATTATGATAGAGAAACATACGCTTGCTTGCTTGCTCTGCCGAGCGATGATCACATTCACCTCCTCATGCAGGACAGCTGCTCGTATAAAGTTTTTGTTCTTCTCTAGAAAGGGCTCGATTTTAATCTGCAGAATTCTTCCCTGTCAAGTTCTCGACCAAAACGACAGCCTGCGATTTTTCCGCTACCCGCATTAgtttctaaattgatttttgactCAGTTTGCAAGGATCTTTCACAAGGAAGCTTGAAACAACGACTGACTTTTGTTTAGGCAAGAATTAAGGCAAATCTAGATTTGATTAAGCGAAAGACATGATCCCAAAAAACACGCCATTCATTCAACGggttaatcatattattttatcataagatctctcttcttttttaattttatcaagttCATCCCTGACCATTATAGGATAATATCATGGCGTGAATAAATATAGAGCCTAAGTTGGAGACATACATCAATCCATCTTGTACCGTTTCTAATTTGCTGAAAAAATCTTTTATCCGAATGTATTTGAGACGGATCCGAAGTCTTTATAGGTCAACAGGTCaggttcttgatttgttttttaaaaatcattagttCGAATACCACAAATTTCAGAGTCACTAGAGGATTACCTGGTCATTAACTTTAGAGTTTCATGGATTTAGTCAAAGTGCGCGTAAACTAACCCGGATATTTACagttataaaatttttttttacttcccttttgttttttagcttATATGTTGTATATCATgtaaataatcaagaaaagaaaaactttcaCTATTTGAAtgtcaaaaaaacaaagaaaaaaaataatagttacaaaaaaaaatattttttaactgtctctatactcttaaaaattataatttatatccttagttttatttaataatagttTACATCATCAAGCTAgcacactaaaaaaatcaagaaaatatctaattatttacaaggtttttcttatattcaatttaataactaaaaaacctCTAATGCCTATTTTTaacaagaaatattaattttctattaatattttcggccataataaatcaaaaatttattatattggaTGCTTGATTCCGTGGGCTTTTGAAGTTTATCCATTTAAAGTGCCAAATCAAGGTCTATGTACCCTAATGCAAAAAAAACCTTCTTCTTTCAATCAACATAGTTATCAGTTATCACCACTAGAGAAGTAATATTAAaggaatcaaaatttaaaacatataccCATGTAAATTAATCCAAATGAATAAATCAACATATCATTATAGTCTTTTCCACGGCTTAGATTATTACATGCAAGTGATTTAGATTACTTTATGATGTCTCTAAATGAAATTTCTAGGCTCATGGGCAGCTacgttattaatattatatttttattaccaaaatatttttatccaatcTAATTAATCACTCAAATACAACAATTATCAAGTGGGGttaaatcattatattttcatgattaATTACAACTATTGATGTCATTAATTTTGTGTAACTAACTCGGGCACGCACTTGTATAATTTAAATCAAGCAACAACCCTGCGGCAAGGACTAAGGATGCTAAACTCTACAATActcttttccataaaaaaacaaaaaaaatttgctcaaattttttatttctatgcaCAAGTCCTCGTTactttacttttgattttatcaaataaatagggataatGAGATTTAAACTCGTGATCACTTGATTATCAAGattctgataccatatcaaagaatcaattcaattcaataatttaaacgGTTAGATGAGAtctaataatatgatttatattattttataataatgtaatcaaataaatcttaaaaaaaattttattggaaCAAAAAACTATGCTAGAAATATTACTCCGAGCACTATCATCTTaaagttcaaataaattaaaaatggaatTCCAAGAGCAAATATCTTaagttataaaaattaattttataaataccaaacaattaattttataaatgccAATCTATCCAAACCTTTGATGAAAAAATCACATAGTTTTGTTAGACCAAAgactctgtttttatttttattttttttgcgaAAAAAttcacttattttattttgtgaagaTTTCTTTCCTGTAAAAAAGAGGTGTTACATAACTGACGGACAATATAAAACCTTTAATAAGAAATTACTGAGgtaaagaatttattatttaaatatcaaataaataatgagccgtgaaaataacattttaattttaaattaaaatgtagCTAACAGTATACGGATAACATTATGAGCAAAACATTTTccacacacaaaaaataaataaagccatTAGCTTTCACTGGCTGGCAGCAAGGCATGTGGTATTTTCAGGGGATCTGACCGTTGGGGTCTTTGAGAATCGACATTGgtcaaaattttatgaatttgtttttcatgtgtgAACTGGCTACTGGCTGTCACTCCGTTTCTCTCTCCCGACAACTACAATTCTATCCTTGCTCCTCCTCTCTCCTTCACACGTGAATTATGACTGGTTACCGACAAAAAGCTTGGGGATCAGTCACAGTTTGCACTTTTTACTCATTTCTTAACCAAgcccaagaaaataataataataaaaaccacCACTAAAATAAAGGTAAAGTGAAATACAGCCGTTTctctacctctctctctctctgtccaTAAAATACACACAAAATCTCTCTTCAGAGGCTCTAGTTTCTTCCCCCTTCTTTTCCCCTCTCTTGTGTAATGTAAACGTGACCAAGAGAAAAAACTTCGGTTCTAAAATATTGTTTGTACTTGAACATCAAAAGCTGTTTAAAGAATGGCTTTGTGTAGCAAGTTTTTAGCTTTGTTTCTTATCCACACTTGCTTGCTTTTGGGCTTGTGTTCAGCTGCAGATCCTTTTGTTAGCTATGACTTTGAAGTCTCTTACATCACTGCTTCTCCTCTTGGCGTGCCTCAACAGGTTAGTCCTTTAGATCTCTCTCCCTTCGCTTTCCTTTTCTACATTTCCAACTCCTTTTACACTACTTTCAGTGGATCTTTTCATGTGAGTGTACTTGGTGTTGATTTTTGACAAATGGGTTTGCTTTAGTTTCTCCACGGTTTCTATCTTTAGCTTCAGATCTGCTAAGTTTTGCTCAGGCAGTGACTGCTTGAAGTTAATGCTGTTGATTAGCTAGGAGAGTAAAATGAGCTTGTGAGTGATGCTGAAATGGTGTTactttgcattttcttttcaggTTATTGCTATAAATGGGAAGTTTCCTGGTCCTACTATCAATGTGACCACTAACAACAATGTTGCTATCAATGTTCGGAACAAACTGGATGATAATCTCCTTATCCACTGGTGTGTTTCTTTCCTTGCTAcattttttctgttaatttgaATCTAAGTGTGAACAGAAGTGGTTCACTGTTCTACCTTTTTCTTGCTAGTGAACGGTGAAAATATGAGGCGATTTAGAGTATAAATGGTGATATATACTTCTTTTAGTGACTGGAATTTGATGATTGATGACACAGGTCTGGAATTCAACAAAGGAGAAGTTCATGGCAAGATGGGCTTCCTGGTACTAACTGTCCAATTCCTCCGAAGTGGAACTGGACTTACCAGTTTCAAGTTAAAGATCAGGTAGGGAGTTTCTTTTACTTCCCTTCTCTCCATATGCAGAGAGCTTCTGGTGGATTTGGCAGCTTTATCATAAACAACCGGGCTATTATTCCAATTCCTTTTGATACTCCTCATGGGGACATTGTCATTTTGATTGGTGATTGGTACAAAAGGAACCACACGGTTAGTATATAGCATGTTGAATTTTAATAGTCAGGATGCTGATGGGAGTTTGGAATACATTGTTTGATgctggattttgttttttggatcaaAGGCTTTGAGGAAGGCTCTTGATGCTGGGAAAGATCTAGGGATGCCAGATGGAGTTCTTATTAATGGCAAAGGTCCTTACCAATATAACGCTACACTTGTCCCTGATGGCATTGACTACGAAACCATTGAGGTTCAACCAGGTGATTAgtttacattttatattttgacatAGATCCTAGTAGTAGCTCCAGCCTTGTTACTGAATGGAATTGCTCGGTTCCTGTGTTAGAATTTATCCTTGAGTAGCGCTTTCCCACAGCTTTTACACCTTTCAAATTGGGTACACTTATGTCCTGCTAGTTGCTCATTTCTCTGATGGTTGCACCATGCTGTATTTGTTTCGAGTTAAGTTTGATAATGATAATTAGACACATACCATTTACCATTTCTTGATGGGTATTATTGTGAGATAACTCATGGGTAAAATGATGATAGAGGGGGATGGAAGAAGTACTAATAATGTAGATGTTGATCTGTACATGAATTTGGTGAAATAGCCATTTTCAGTCTATCATTGGCCTCCAGATTTCGAGGTATAAATGGTTTTAAATGATTGACTGGTTCAAGAAATATGGTAGTTTGAAATGATGTAATGCATCATGTTAATTATGAGTTTGATTGGACAGGACACAACTTTCAActtgctattaataaaaaatttaatgcatCATGTTAGAATGAAACTTCCTTACTGCTGTTGTTCTACTGTGTTACTTATGATGGAGTTCCTAAATATCAAACTCACTTCTAAATAACTGATTTTGGTATATTTGACAGGAAAAACCTATCGCATCCGTGTGCACAATGTTGGAACTTCAACTAGTTTGAATTTCAGGATCCAGAACCACAATCTGCTCTTAGCTGAGTCAGAGGGATCTTATACAGTGCAACAAAATTATACCAGTTTAGATATACATGTAGGACAATCTTATTCATTTTTGGTGACCATGGATCAGAACGCAAGTACTGATTACTACATTGTAGCTAGCGCAAGGTTTGTGAATGAATCGCAGTGGAAAAGGGTTACTGGTGTTGGAATCTTGCATTACACAAATTCCAAGGGGAAGGCAAAGGGTCCCCTTCCAGATGCACCCAATGATGAGTTTGACAAAACCTTCTCAATGAACCAAGCAAGATCCATCAGGTTGGCTTCTATTGTAGTTAAAATGCCTTGCCTCATTGTTTTTATAAGACTGATTTCTAACTAGTACTTCACAGTCACGTATCGAACAGAATCGTGGTGTGGGAATTCTGAACTCTATGAGTGCTCTGTTTAAAAATTTCATCTTCTCCTGTAAATATTATATGAACTCTGATTTGCGAAAAAAGTggcttaaaaaattagaaaaaaatagaaagcctAAATAAGCTAGTTATTCCATGCACCTCCCAAAGGGAAATGTTTTAATAACCTGCAATCCAATTTTAACAGAATTTCATAGTTTTAATACACAGACTTTTCACATTATTAGAAACTTTGCTCGTGTCAACTCTAAGGATTCTATGCTCAAACTATGCAGATGGAATGTTTCTGCGAGTGGTGCACGTCCCAACCCACAAGGCTCATTCAGATACGGCTCAATCAATGTGACCGATGTTTACGTATTGAAAAATAAGCCACTAGTAACAATCAATGGGAAAAGACGAGCGACTCTCAGTGGGATATCATTTGTCAATCCTGCTACTCCAATCAGGCTTGCAGACCAGTTCAAAGTGAAGGGGGTGTATAAGCTTGATTTCCCCAACAAGCCCTTAACAGGATCATCTAAAATGGAAACATCAGTGATCAATGGAACATACAGGGGATTTATGGAAGTCATTCTGCAGAACAATGACACCAAGATGCAGAGCTATCACCTAAGTGGATATGCAGTTTTTGTTGTGGGGTAGGAATTCATTTCCATCCCCAAACACTTCATTACGTTCATCCATGTGTTTAAAGGGTTTTGGGAATGTACATTTAGTCACCTGcacttcatttgatttatttcagGATGGATTATGGTGAATGGACAGATAACAGCAGGGGAACATATAATAAGTGGGATGGCATTGCACGCTCCACTGTCCAGGTATGTTGTTGAAAGATTTATATTCTGTGTCTTATTCAATACCTTTGAAACTCTTGGTTATGTCACAATTTTAGTCATCATTTTTCCTCTCCCCGCAAAGATTTTTCTATCAAATCTACCAGTTTTTAAAAAGATTGGGTTCACGCCTGAAAAAGGTAAAGCTTAAACTATCTGCTAGCTGGTCATTACTCATTAACTGGTGGTAACGGTACTGACAGGCCAAAACCAAGAATAAACTAATCAATAGTGCAGACTTTGCATATAGTTATCGTCCTCTTGTTTGCAACTCGATTATAATCTGAATCTCCTAATCTGTCCAGGTTTATCCTGGAGCATGGACAGCAATTTTGGTATCGCTTGACAATGTTGGAGTCTGGAACCTCAGAACTGAAAACCTTGACTCCTGGTATCTTGGCCAGGAAACGTATGTCAGAATTGTCAATCCAGAGGAAACTAACAAAACCGAGTTGCCTATTCCAGACAATGCCCTCTTTTGTGGTGCACTTGGCAAATTCCAGAAGTATAGACCATTGTCCTTTTGTTTCTTACGTTCTTCTAATCATCTCATAGGATTGACGTGATCCTGATAGCACATTTTCCTTATTTCAGGCCAGAAGATATTTCTTTCGCCGTATCAATCACAGGTAACGGATCAAAGCTGTTCTTCACCCTGCTGATGGCCGTCTGTGCTTTGATGTCCGTTTTTGGCTGATGTTTCCCTTGTGACATCTTGCCATCCACCATTGCTTGTTCGAGCCTCTTGTTAGTGCGATTTGTGGTTGTGACTTGTGAGTGCGCTTTAGTTGTGTAGTCCTGTCGATAAGAATCTTCGGTGATTTTGACATGTATTTTGGTCTCCTCCCTGggtttctttgtttaatttattgggattatcattcttttaataccTGTAATTGATGCGTTGATGGAATTCATCAAATCTTCAATACAGTAACATTCGACTAATGTAGTTTTGCTTTCCTCAATTGAAGCAAGTAATCTTTCGTTTTCACTTTCGAACTGTTAAGAGACTTGACTTTTGGTTCTCAGGCAGGAACCATCCATCTGACACCAAATGGGCATTCTACTAGATGGTGCAATGCCGCATGATAATTCTTaaagctaatttttatttaattttatgtaattaaaataaatacctGTAATAGTTTGCACGATTTAAATTCTTAAGAGGAGAAAATTGCATTTCTTATATTGAAGTCCTCCCTTTTTGttgaagtatatttttttagacaaaattctttatttattaaatagcATTTGCTAGAatccaaataatttaaaataaggaGGGACAACATTTATTTCTTGAGAAGAAACTCTCATTTTCTTGTTActgactttttgttttttgaaaaaaaacatatctttttcattagcaattattttaactatttgttgtagctcatatataattattaaaaaagtttttaaaaatagctataaaaaatttaatcttaattataaaGGAAGgcataatcaaatattttttaaatagtattgtaattattaatttaaatagaaatttattttaaattaaaaaaggtttTGGGTCAAGGGGGCTAAACCtacactatttttatttttctaaaagattAGGAGGTCAGGCTcaagcaatttttattttcttctttaaaaattaaatccctcaaattctttttaatatttattttagttgtcacaaaattaaataaaaattagttttgaaaattattctgCAACATCCCATGGGTGTAAAATTATCtttctatgttttattttaatatgttttttttaacaatcatttttctaataaaaaaccaagaaaattaaaataaatattcacaagaatcccaataatttaaattaaagagttaaaatatttatttcttgaggCAAAATTctcattcttattttcttcttcttcttcttattattattatttgtttttacaaaaaaacatgttttttttattagaagcaattttttttaaataaaaacttattaagcttaagaaaaactaaaaaattcatctCATCTTAATTTTTACGGGGGATgtataaaaaaccaaagaataattaattcatgaaatcataaaaaattatcactaaaaaatatgtatgttattctcatttgaatattagtctcatatataattatttaaaaaagtattgcaactataaccataaaaaatataaacttatttaaaaaattataacataataaaatgattttttaaattagaattgtaatttttaatttaaataaaaaattattttaaattaaaaaccaaaattgtTTTGGGCCTAGAAAGCTTAGACCCGTGTCACTGGCCTTAAAAATGAAAGACCATGTGTGTTTGGGGATGGACTAGCAAACAAACTTagtattattcttttttgttaattgagcGGACAACATGTTATGTGCTCAATAAAAAATTCCAGCAAACGACATACGTGGCAACAATTTGTTTGCCACCTTTGACGGCTACAAATTTGCAAGAACTCAATTTTCAGCATGTTTATACTTTAAAATACccctaaaatatttaagaaatctCAATAATTACATTTCCAACCCCCAAAACACCTCCTCGTCACTTCAACtactgaaaatcaaaataaataaaaagacttcaCGGGCTTTGATCTATGTTTTTGTCATTGTCGTAGTGAAAGGCTCAAAACACCTTTATTGAAACCCTCAtctctaataattttttgtgattGAAACATGgccaacaaaaatatattttttcattatttttcaatgacttcctctcttattttttagaacCAAATGACTAAAACACCATGAAAATGAAGTATgaggactaaaatataaaaataaaactatagggactaaatttgaaaaatacaaaaactctaaggatcattaaaaaaaacattgtacaACGTCTATAGTGTTATGAGCGTAGGGCAACAATAAAACACACaccaattaatatattttattggttagtTACTTGTGTGCTGTTGCTGGGAATTTTTTGACAGGGTTACTACCCTCTGAGTTGCgtttcaaaataaattgggATGGAGTGATTTGGTGTGATCTGGTTAACCCGGtcaaaacttaatttgattttaagaaaagaaatttctaagaaaatatcatcttaaggtttttttaaatatcaaaatgccAATATTTTGAATCGACTTAGGTCAACTCCCCTAGCTCGTGACACAAATCATGGtaagaaatattttagattGACTCATGCCAATTCGCCTAACCCAAACAACTTGTTATTGGCTGGGTtcaataaccttttttttttggaatatattttatttaattttatgataataaaaatagacatttacaagaaagataacaaatataattttggaggaacaaatatgttttttatgtcaaaattatcttttcttattcatgaaattttatttgtcttgACAAtaaagcaagtttttttttattagaacaaaGTTCATTGAATATAAAGCAAcaccaatatgaaaaaaaaaaaaattggaaattttgaactaaaaaaaaaaaaatgcatatttgTTTAATCAAAAGCTTGAATTTCTCACGtatctcttttttattctgatgaaaatatttaaaaaaatattataattatgaaagcaagtttcaataaaaaaaatatttaaaactcatAAATCAATCATTTTGACACActatatgaaaacaaatatgagAATAATAAATCTTAGAAAATTACATGGTATATCTACATTAAAAGCTAAGcaataaatatttcattctcattcaatatcaatgagcaaattattttaaaatttctacaTATTAGGTCaatacataattattcataaaacaatcaataataccatcataaaaaaccctaattttatttaaaaatggtatatgtttttattagtaGCATATTTCTTGAATAAAAGGTAGCTACAATTAAAAAGAaggtttgtaaaaaaaaaatcaatcattaggaataaataggaaaaaaaatacatcttcaatctaaacctcatttttttttattaatgtatcttttttattttttcaaaaaagcatGTTCTTTTCccacaaaaactattttttaaacaacaacCTATCATGATTTCAAAATcaagttataataaaaaatattaaataatgtctcaatattttttaggcaatttaaagcaaaagaaaattaattaatgcgataaaatcaagtaagaaatatataaaaaataacaaaaaaatattacattttcattgaatattcatgatagatcttttaattttatttgcatgttaggtgtatgataattaaaaaacacattccCATAAAAACCTATAATATTACTTACCAACTATgccaaaattaaataataatttaaataataatttgaatatttaatttacaGGGCATTTCAACCAAAGCCTATAAAAACCATGATAAGAGGTGGCTAGCCtgcttaattctttttttttttttaatgttcaaggGTAAACAAAATGTCactcattgttttattaaaaaaaaaaaatagataacacaTAGTCTACTTGTTCAGATTTTGGTTGCTAGAGAGGTGGCTAAAAAGTGAGGATGAGGTTTTTTAtacctaaaaaatcaattttcatttaaaaatacgtaataaatatcttaaaaagcttaataaatcaatttctaaCTTCAAAACACCCTTAAAAGATCAAGAAACACAAATTtaatatgggaaaaaaaatctttttaaaccTGATGTACGTTTTATAATGGGATGGAAGCTCAATAACTTCTCAATAGCACtcctctaataaaaaaaaatccaataacatcaagattaatttttttggtaactAGAATGTGACCGACTAACCACTTTCTCTCCTCTTCAATTTTCTAGCAACCTTTTCTCAACTCTCAAATTTTAGGGAttgaaatgcaaaataaataaaatttaggatTGTAACGCAAAACACTCAAAATGTAggcatcaaataaaaaagtaaaaaatatctagggaccaaactatatttttatgcaCCCCAAGaactgtaaaaagaaaaaaaactgccTCTTTGTTCCTGTATTAAATTTGgtgtttgttattttaatttctttgaagtGACATATGAAAATCTGATTAAGTAAAATTGAGAATCAATCCAAAAGCAAAACTTATTTTGACATTGAAAACTAAATGTAGCACAcaaatcaaaaaagaattatttggtTTTAAACCATGTGAAGATAACGtggaaagattaaaaaaaaaaaaaaacaaatccacagTGCATCTGGTACTTGCTGTCCTTCGAAAGTAAACATTCAAAGTAAAAAgtagttttgttttataaaagtttgtagtgtaatattatattaattataatctgATACTTGCTATCCTTCAAAATGGCTATGCTTTCGAGGTTTGATATGCAGGCACCAGTGCTTGAAAGCGACTTATCaatgtaaaatttttatttttcgtaTTAGTAAATCTACCGACagtaaacatacaaagtattgattttttatttatttaaaaaattagcaatttaACCAAATATGAAAATGAACCATTTTAATTTGTGATGTTTCAGAAGCGTGACATTTACTAAATATCGTTATtttcaaacacaataaaataattgttgtgATTAACAACTTAACATGtcgtatttaaaaaacatgacatgtcataaaatttgaatttctttctaAATCAAAGAACATAGTTAGACACAACTCtcatctcattaaaaaataacgTTAGCAACTCTCATCTCTCTAAGGAACCCATCAATCACTTGTTGGATTTTCATATGATAAACTAGAATTTAATTGATGTcatgtttttga
It encodes the following:
- the LOC7465526 gene encoding monocopper oxidase-like protein SKU5 is translated as MALCSKFLALFLIHTCLLLGLCSAADPFVSYDFEVSYITASPLGVPQQVIAINGKFPGPTINVTTNNNVAINVRNKLDDNLLIHWSGIQQRRSSWQDGLPGTNCPIPPKWNWTYQFQVKDQVGSFFYFPSLHMQRASGGFGSFIINNRAIIPIPFDTPHGDIVILIGDWYKRNHTALRKALDAGKDLGMPDGVLINGKGPYQYNATLVPDGIDYETIEVQPGKTYRIRVHNVGTSTSLNFRIQNHNLLLAESEGSYTVQQNYTSLDIHVGQSYSFLVTMDQNASTDYYIVASARFVNESQWKRVTGVGILHYTNSKGKAKGPLPDAPNDEFDKTFSMNQARSIRWNVSASGARPNPQGSFRYGSINVTDVYVLKNKPLVTINGKRRATLSGISFVNPATPIRLADQFKVKGVYKLDFPNKPLTGSSKMETSVINGTYRGFMEVILQNNDTKMQSYHLSGYAVFVVGMDYGEWTDNSRGTYNKWDGIARSTVQVYPGAWTAILVSLDNVGVWNLRTENLDSWYLGQETYVRIVNPEETNKTELPIPDNALFCGALGKFQKPEDISFAVSITGNGSKLFFTLLMAVCALMSVFG